ATCAATGACAGCTCTAGACCTCGTGGAAAAGATACATGTTGTGATCAACGATCCGCTCGGAACAGCTGAAACAGCACTTCTCTACAAAAGACTCCCAATCAAACGCATAGTATCCTAGTAGCGTTCACTCGGCATCAGAAGTTGACGGTCAGGTAGTTATCCAGCGGGCCCCGGGATGGAGGGATTGTAGGCCGCAGCGGCTATAACAACCATAGGCCAGCTACGGCCCTCCCGGGGCCCATAACCCAGCTAGCATTACACCCCCTTATTTTCCCTCATCTAGGAATCGTGGCGCCAGGCAAACCGTGAATAGGGACTAAGAATGGGGGTCGGCGTGAGACTAGGCCAGTCATCCTTTCACCGCGAATACTAGAAGTCCTAGACTGCCCGCCTCTCCATCCCCCAGCAATACCTAGGGTAGCGGGCAGGCTTTAAATAGGATTTTTTATAGCCGGTTTAAAAGGGTGTGTTAGTGTGAGGTCTTCTGCCACTCAGCAGAGACAGGGTGAGGTACCCCAGGAGCCTAAGCCTACAGCAAATATCGAGAACATAGTCGCTACCGTGTCTCTTGACCAAACGCTCGATCTAAGAATGATAGAGAGAAGTATACTCACTGTAGAGTATAACCCAGAGCAGTTTCCCGGCCTTGTCTACCGCCTAGACTCGCCGAAGGTGACGGCACTCATATTCAAGTCTGGGAAGATGGTTGTCACGGGGGCTAAGAGCACCCAAGACCTCATAGAAGCCGTAAAGAAGATAGTACGCAGCCTCAAGAAGCATGGTATACAGATATACGGCAGGCCTAAGGTTCAGATACAGAACATAGTAGCATCAGCTAACCTCAACGTGTGCGTAGACCTTGAACGTGCAGCGCTCACGCTTGAAAACAGCATGTACGAGCCAGAGCAGTTTCCCGGCCTCATACACCGTATGGACGAGCCCCGCGTAGTGCTGCTAATATTCAGCTCCGGGAAGATGGTTATAACCGGTGCTAAACGCGAGGAAGAGGTCTACGAAGCAGTCAACAGAATATATGAAAAGCTGAAGAAGCTAAGAGCCATCCGTCCCTGTTAGCTGAAGCAGTCAAGAAAAGTCTACAGCTAGCCCGTCTCAAGAAGACCCCATTTCAAGGCAAAGCTGGCTATCTTTCGTGCAACTCTCCGAGAACGTGTCCGTACAGCTATGATATCTCCAAGATCTTCCACTATCACTTCGTCCTTGTGTGCCTCTAGGATAACATCAATACTCTTTTCCTGGCTCTTAGTCTTGCTGAGTAGTACGACATAGTATCCCCTAGGATCTGTCCTCTTAAGTATGTCCACTATTATCTTCTGTAGCCTCTTTTCCGTCATCACTATCACCCACTATGAGTTGTGGCGTGCCGGATAAAATCATGTCCATGTAGAACTTAATAGCAGTAAGTGCCCGCCCTTCTTCATACATATAGTGTGATATAACTTGTTCAATTGAAGCTACGGTTCTTTGCAACTCGCTACTAGGAGTGTTTGAAACGAGCTCGGCTACAGCGAGAAATCTTGCTACTGCAGCGAATAAGATAGGCTCGACCATGCCAAGTAATCGTTCAAGAGGTTCTCCTCCTAGCTCTAGCCCAGTGCGTAAGAGGCTAGCAACATTGTCCACAAGGTTTATCTCGTGCATGGCATACCTGGTCATAATGATTGATAAAGTTGCATAAACCTCTTCTGGAACCTTCTCGAGATGTGCAGACATGGCCTCCATAGCTTTATCAAAAACGATTTTGTTAAGCGAGTCCATCTGGCCAAAGAGAAAGACGAGATAAGCTTGGCCTCGTGGTGTATCACAGCCACCATGTGTCTCGGTGAATTCGATAGCTAGTCTGACGATATCGGTAAGAGACAGTTGTATACTCCCTTGTTCTATATCACGTTTCACGTATCTCGATAGCTCCCTTATGAAGTCTCTAACTAATGTAGTGCAGTCAACAGCGGTATTGCTGCTCATAGTCGCTGCACCAGCACTGCAGCGGGAGTCAATACAATTGCTCATAGCATAATAGATCTCAGCAACCTACCCTTCGGTCATCGGGCTCCCTCTCTTCATCGGGGTGTATCATCATCCTATAGTACTTGGCTGTAGTTGGAAGATCGTGATGTCTACTCTACTTGTCACGACTTGTTTTCGCTTTCCATCCAGCTCTTTATGCGTTGGCCCATCAGTCTCAGGGCCATTTCCTTGCCTGCAACCTCGCCTGGAGGTATGTATTCCACATGTACACCAGGAACTAGCCTTGCTTGGTTAGCTAGCCTCTTGTCGCCAGTAAAGAAGAGTACACCTTTTCTATATTGGTTAGTCAGTTTCTCCAGCAGTTTTAGTATATCGTAGTCGTCTCTAGCGGGTTGTCTATATACTCTATCGCTAACCCTAAGTGGCTCTGTGATTCCCCTGCCTAGTATCTCGTGAAACTCTATAGATGGTGACGTTATTTCGCGGGCGAGTATGTCGGCGAATCCTTTATACATCTGATCAAATACCACAGCGTACTCTGCCTTGCCGCTAGCCCCCTTTAGCTGGATGATCTCATTCTCTTGTTTAGGGGCTTGACTCTTGAGGGTCTTGGTGGCATGGTGTTTTAGAATCCTTTGTAGATCTCTAACCTCTTCGTTTGAGAGAGCTAGTATCCTAGCGGCCTTGTATACTTGCGCATTTGAGCTGCACTTGGAGGCTATAAGGAGTATAGCTTCTCCGAAACTTGCCGCCTCGTAGAGTCTATCTTCGCATGCAACTATGTATACTCGTTTCTCCGCTTGGTCTGGCATTTCTTTGCAACCCAGCGATTCCGGCGGCGTATAGCTCCCCTATATGCTGCTTTCAGGAGGGGTATTATCAACGATCTACCTTACTACCATAACTGATGTGGCAGAGTTTACTACTATGGATAGCGCAACGCTTCCTATCATTAGGTCTTCGTTGGCTGTACTTCCTCGCGCACCCAGTACAATGAGATCGTAGCCACCCTCTACTACCTCAGATAAGATCTCGCTAGCAATGCTGCTGGCATGAGGCTTGTACTCGCGTGTCTTAATTGTGACATTTAGGCCTCTTCCTTCTATGCGTTTGCGTATTGCATTCTCAATCGGTTTTGGGTCCTCGCCTGGAGCGTGAACGTGAAGCACTGTGACTCTCGAACCGTAACGCTGGGCAAAGTCTAGCGCTATGTCTAGTGCTCGGAGACTGGATTCGGAGCCATCGACGGGGACTAGTATTCGTCGGAAGAGGAAACTAATCCTATATGTTGGCTCGAACTTCATATCCATAGCAGCTGTCATGTATCGACACCTGCGTGTCCAGTAAACTCGCTGTGCTAGGCATGTAGGTAAATGTTGTAAAATATCCAAGTTTATGCATTTTTCTACTATGGTGGGTCGGTTGTACCATTGTGTTTTCAGGGTATACGTCCATGCATTATGCCAAGAGTTTCGTCTGTTATACGTATAGTCTCCTCTGCGGATTTTGCAGCCTCCATGACAGCTCTTATTGCGTCAATGTTCTCTGGCACGACTATGGATTCTTGGTGCACTGCTTGCATCCACATAACTTCTCTGCCTAGTACAGCAATACTATCTAGCCATATCACGAGTTCTGGTATATCATAACGTTTCCTTCCAAGATCACGTGCATACTCGACGAGGTCAGCGGTACTTGTTAATCCAAGGCTAGCATCGGCGAGCAATATTCTTGGTGTTTGCTCGAACGTCGCAACTATGTCCTCCCTACTTACTTGATCCTCTAGCTCAGCAAATACTATGTGCACGTGCATTAATGTTGTAGGTACCACTACGGCGGTGGTCACTATATCAAGTGTGGGGAGTACAGTCTTAACATCTAATGCATGGTGGCTGGGAAGCTTAACAGGGTTGGGTACAATAGCGTTTACGGGGCCACGCTTCACCTCCTTTGGGTCAGAAGCTCTCCGCACCATAGTGGCGCGAACCTTCTTTATCTTAGCAATCCTTGACAAGCTGCATATACTCCTTAGGAGGCCCGTCGTGTTGCATGAAACTACACGTACACTCCTCTTGCCGAGAGCCTCCTCGTAGTTGCAAAGCGTATTGAACGACACCTCTGCTACTTCGGGCTTTTCGCCGCCCTGAAATATCGCCTTTACGCCAAAGCGTTCGTAGAGAGGTTTATACTCCTTGCCTACGCCGCCTGGCGTAGCATCAACGACAACATCCACTTTCTCTAGAAGATCCTCAAGTGAACCTTCTACGGGGATGTTCTTCTCACGGAAAGCATCCAGCCGATCGCTAAGGGTATAGAGTGGTATTCCACTTGACACAGCGTGCTTTGCCACGTAGTCTGGCTTAGTCTTTACAACACCGACTAGCTCCATATCAGGCTGCTTAAGTATGGCTTCGGCTACACGTTTGCCTATAGTGCCAAACCCATTAACTGCTACACGAATGCGTGCCATATCGACATCCCTCCCGGACAATTTTCTATGTCAAGCATGTGATTCTAATGAGTATCCCACGTTGCAGGGTCTGAGGCCTGCTGGTAAAATAAAGAGGGATAGGCTAGCCTATCAATTGTGGGAAGAACTTCTCGGCGGATTTCGCTAGTGCTGTTAATCCTGGCAGATCTTCTCCAGCTAGGAACAGTAGGAGTGCTCCACCACCAGTACTCACATGTAGGTTGGGGCGTCCAGCTAGCCCTAGCTCGGCTATAATGCTATTCAAGTGGCCTCCGCCAACTATCACGTAAGCGTTACTTTCTACAGCGGCGCGGACTAGCTCTCTGCTGCCTTCGCGGAACCGTGGATCCTCTATCACGCCCGCGGGTCCTCTCATAACGATGAGTCTAGCTTCTTTCATGATTTCGGTGTACATCTTAACTGTCTGTGGACCAATATCCTTGATTACGCCCTTTATGTTCCCTATGGTCTCAACTTCTACGTGGTCGTCGACGAGCGTCCTGAAGTCCACGGGTGTCTCAAGGGGGAGGCCTCGTAGCAGAAGACGTCTAGCGCGCGGTAGTAGAGATAGTAAGCCCTTGGCTTCTAGTACGCGAAGGTTAGCTTCGCCTATATTGATCCCTTTGGCTACCATGAATAGCTCTGCTACAAGGCCAGTGGCTAGTATCCTATCAACAGCGCCGTTGTTGTGGAGATGCTCAAGTATACGGATAGTATCGTGTACTTTTCCGCCTCCTAGTACGAATACTCGTGGTCTTTCTTCGGGGTTGTAGAGCTTCGAAAGAGCTGTCAGCTCCTTTTCCATTACTCGGCCAGCTGCTGAAGGTAGCTTAACAGGGAACCCGACGATGCTGGGTTGACTTCTATGTGCAGTTGCGAACGCGTCGTTCACGTAGTAGTTGAAGAGTGGTGCTAGCCTTGTGACGAATATGCTTTCAGCGTGTTTTTCTGGCGTGGCCTCTATTATCTCCTCAGAGACCAGTCGTGTATTGTCTAGCAAGAGTATGTCTCCCGGCTGAAGGCTCTTGATAGCCTCGCGGGCGGCAGGGCCTATTACGTCGTCGATGAAGCGGACTTGTAGGCCGGTGTGCTTCTCTAGGAGTCTTGCATGCTTGTCCAAGCTTACGAAATCGCTGTCACCGGGTCTCCCCTGATGCGACATGACTACTACAGCAGCACCTCTCTCTACGAGTTCGCGCACAGTTGCCGAGTGTGCTCTTATGCGGCTATCATCGAGGATATCTCCAGTCTTAGGGTCTATAGGGCTGTTGATGTCTATTCTAAGTAGTATCTTAGAGCCCTTAATGCCAAAATATTTGTCAAGATCATCAATTGTTGGTATGACGTGTTTATTGCGTAAGCTGCACGGCAATAAGACTCCCGGGTGCTAGGATGCAGTAACGGGGCAGGAAGGTAATAAGGGAAAATGCCCGCACAGTCTAGGAAACCAGGGCGCTGAGGAAATACCCCGGGATCGAGCCGAGGAGTCCCTACTGGTGACGAAGTGGTCCTTCGCCGAGCCCCTCTTACTCTCCACCGATGGCAGCCATACTATCTCCGCTAGCCTGCTTCATACGCTCTGCAAGAAGTGCCATGACTCTATTGTGTAGCTCTAGCAGCATCTTCTTACGGTCCTCCATCAATACTATGTCGCTGTAGCCGCGTACCACTATATGATGTGCAAATGGGCTTGGCACGTTAGTAGGGCCAAAGAAGCTAACACTAACCTCTCCGGAATGTATCCACTCTAGCACAAGCTTAGCATTCTCTATGTCCATGTAATCCTCTAGTATCTCTCGATAGGCTTCCTTTAGCAGTGGGAAGCCTGGTATACGCTCCACAGCCTCGAGCAGTGCCTGGGCATTTAACTGGAGAGTGTGCGGATCACGGGTTCGGCTACGGTAACGGCGTAGAAGCATGAAGCCTCGCTCGGCGCAATGCCTAAACCGCCTCTTTAGCAGCTCAGTATTTCGGAGAACTCTCCTCAGAATGTCCTCAATATTGTCTGGCTTCACGCTATAAACGAGCCGGCTTAGGTCTATATCATTGCGTATGCCTGGCACAGTGAGCATGAATGCGTTATCGGTCACAGTTATCCTTACATTAGAGCCAGCCATGGTTGATAACTTGTACGCATAGGCTCTCGAGAGTGCATCATTCACTCTCCTGCCAAACAACGTGTGGAATATGATTGACGTGGTCTCCTCCTCGGTGTCCTGGTACAGTTCTACGAGTACCAGCTTATCGCTGGGCACGAGGCCTCCAGTGAAAAGGAACTGCTCAAGCACGTAGTCGTAGATGTTCTCTGCAGCGTGGTGTTCGAGATTATACTGTGAGGCAATTATATCTACTACTTTGCTCTTTGGTAGGTTTTGACGTATCATTTCTGCTATCCATCTGCGGAACGCTCCGACTAGCAATGCTGAGTCAAATGCTAAAGGTAGCATCTCAGAGAACCAGCTAGGCACAGTCGGTCTCTGACCCTCGGCAGGCCTTACATAAACCTTCATGCCCTCTGAACGTACAAACTCATAGGTTCTACCGCCCAGGACGAATATGTCACCGGGTCCTAGTATCTGTACAAAGGCCTCCTCGAGGTCGCCCACGTATCTACCGTCGAGTGTGTATACACGTATCTTGACCTCATCAGGTATAGTGCCGCTATTTAGATAGTATATCATACGTGAACCGCGACGCCTACCGAAGACTCTCTCGTTTTCATCAAGCCAGATCTTCGCGTAGACTCGGTGCTCCTCGAGCCCATACCTGCCTGCTAGGAACCGGAGTACCGACATAAAGTCGTCGAAGGACAATGTGTGGAATGTATAACTCCGCTTTACAAGCCTATAAGCCTCCTCTATGCTCCACTTCTTCTCTATAGCCATACCGACTATATGTTGGGCTAGTACATCAAGAGGATTGCGTGGAATGTGAACGCGGTCAATCTTCCTCTCCATCCCAGCTTTTGCAAGGACAGTACACTCTACAAGGTCGTCTCTATCAACTACTATTATACGGCCCTTACTCACCTGGCGAATATGATGCCCTGCTCTACCTATCCTCTGCAGCATACGTGAGACGCTCTTAGGACTGCTAAGCAAGACTACTAGGTCAATATAACCTATATCTATGCCGAGCTCGAGGCTAGTAGAAGATACGACGACTTTCAGCTCACCACGTTTCAGCTTCTCCTCGACCGCGAGCCTCACGTCGCGGCTAAGACTGCTGTGATGGGCCTCTATCTCGTCCATATCAGCTATTCCTTCCTCCTTAAGTATCTTCTTCAGCTTGTAGACAACTCTCTCGGTCGCGCTGCGAGTGTTGGTAAATATCAACGTGGTGCGATGCTCGCGGATAAGCTTGGCTAGAAGCTTGTAAATAGCTTCATTGACGACCTCTGCTGGTGTATGTATCAGATCCTTTACTGGACATAGTACCCTAATATCCACGGGTTTCGCGAACCTGGCATCGACTATCATGCATTTACGAGGTTCGCCGTTATCGTTAAAGCCTACAAGAAACTTGGCAACTTCTTCAAGAGGCGCTATTGTAGCTGAAAGTCCTATACGCTGAAGACTACCCCCTACAAGGTAGTCGAGCCTCTCAATAGATAAGCTTAGATGAGAGCCACGCTTGCTCGATGCCAGTTCATGGATTTCATCTATTATTATCCACCTAGTCGTGGCAAGTCTTTCGCGGAACTTTGGTGCAGCTAACGATATTGCAAGGCTCTCCGGTGTCGTTATCAGTATGTGAGGCGGATTACGAGTCATCTTCTGCTTCTCTGAGGGAGGTGTATCGCTTGTACGGACTGCTACCCTTATCTCAGGGAGTGTGAGCCCCATCTCTTTTGCAGTCTTTCTTATACCTTCCAAGGGTTGGAGGAGGTTGCGCCACATATCATTATTGAGGGCTCGGAGAGGAGAGACGTAGACAGCGTATATCTGGTTCTCTAGCCTGCCCTCCTCGGCAAGCTTAAACAGCTCATCTATTATCCCAAGGAATACTGCGAGGGTTTTACCCGTCCCGGTTGGCGAGGAAACAAGTACATTGTACCCTTTCTTTATCAATGGTATTGCACAGCGTTGTGGGAGCGTAAAGCTGCCATACCTCTGGCGGAACCATTTAGCTACGTAGGGGCGTAGTAGATTGTAGACCTCCTCGTCGCCTGGACAGTTGCTAACTCGTGTAATTGTCAATACCCGTTACACCCGTTCCCGTCGCTGCACCTACTGGCTCCTAGCCCCAAGGGTAGTACGGGGGTAGTACACCCCTAGGGCTTAATTTTGAGACTGTATGCTCCTCCTATAGCATACGGTCTGGGGGATAGATTGCCTCAAACAGTCATAGTGACGTTTAAGGCGCCAGCGGAACTAGTGGAGAGGTTAGATGAACTCGTCCGTACCGGCGTGTTTAGGAACCGTAGTGAGGCACTACGCCACGCTCTAGTGATACTGATTAACCGTTACCGGGGTGAGGCTTTTGCCAGCGAAGTTCTCGGAGGAGGAAATAAAGACGCTCTACAAGCTACGTGAGCTAATAGTGAGGTTTAGCTCGGACGAAATAAAAGTATTCAGCTATGTATGGGACAATATATCCGTGGGCGAGATAATATTTGAACGTGACCTAAACCAGATATATGGGGTCCGGAAACCCATCCTAGTAGCAGTATCGCTTAGAGAGAAGGGGGTAATCGAGCGTGGTGAGGGCTGCTATAACCTAGCACGGTGGCTCCGTCCACTGAGAAAGAAGATAGGCAATTTCCAGGACCTCCGCCTTATACTAGACCGGCTACCCTAACCACGGCAGGCTCTATGAACCTAACTCCTCTGGGCTTGTGCTGTGCAATTAACCAAAGCTGTGCACTTGTTTGAGGGGTAGCAAAGCATGAGTATTGTTAACGAGTTATACCGGATTAAGCAACGTGACTTCAGCGAAAAACTAAGGGAGCTAACAGATCCCCGGATAATCTATGTCACCGACTTGGTTTCGTGTAGCCATAAGCGTAGTATGAGACTCTCATTCCCCCTCCTAAGCTTCAAGTTCGAGCCACCGCTAGTACTCGGCGATCTTGTACATGCGGGTCTAGGTTCCCTGCTTGCAGAAAACGGGTGGGAGGCAGAGGTACAGATAGAGAAGAGCTACATTATCGATGGGAAGGAGTACATACTTAAAGGGCGTGCAGACCTAGTAAGGCGTGGTAAAAATGGTAAGCCGGAGATAGTAGTCGAGATAAAGACTAGCCGCGATCTCCCAGAAAATAATCCGCGTGAGCATCACGTAATGCAGCTGCGAATCTACATGCAGCTGCTCGGTGCTAACCGTGGATATCTTCTATATGTGACGCCTGAGAGACTTGTAGAATTCGAGATAGAGCCGGCAGAGATGGATATAGAGGGGTTGATCAGGGAGACGATATACGATCTTCAGACGCCGCGCTACGAGTGGGAGTGTCGGTACTGCAGCTTTAGGAAGATATGCCCCTATGCAAGAACAAACAAACGAACACCATAGCGATATTATTCCCGGGAATGGTGGTTGAAGACAATGCCGTTTCAGAAGCTGCGAGGAGACCTACATATACATAGTACTTTTAGCGATGGACGTAATAGTCCTGAAGAGATACTGTTAAAGGCGCTTGAGAAAGAACTAGATGTGATATCTATTACAGATCACGATACCTTTTCGGGTTCAATTAGGGCTCTAAAAGCTGTCAAAAGCATGCAGCTCGATATAGTGGTTATTATCGGTGCTGAGATACGTACAACTGCGGGGGATATACTAGTATATTGCAGTGATGTACCTCTTGAGGTGGTTCCACGCGATCCCTTAGAACTGGCGGATACAGCTCACGAGCACGGCTGTATAGTTGCTCCAGCGCACCCGTTCGATACGAGGAGGAAGGGTATAGGCAGGCTAGTATACGATGGAAAGTGGGACGCAATAGAGGTTTACAATGCCTATAGTGACCCTTTATCTAACCGTCGGGCTGAGCAAGTAGCACGTGAACTAGGAGTCCCAGGCCTAGCTAATAGTGACGCGCATGTGGCAGACGCTATTGGCGCTGCTTACAACATCATAGAGGTCAGTAGTAGAGATGATGAAGCTGTGCTCAAGGCGATAAAGGATGGAAGAGTAACGCCGATCCACGGAAGACCAAGCTTCTCTGCCGTAGCATCAACGCTAGCATGGAGCATTGAACGTAGGATAAGGAGGAGAAAGGGACCTAGCAGGCTAGACTACATAGAAGAAGAGGGCTATGGCGAGCCGGAGTTTTAGAACTCAGGAGGCTCAACGTACTCGAGTACTCTATCCCTCGCCTTCTCGAGCCTCTTCTGGTGTTCTTCTAGGAACTTTGCGAGCAGCTCGGCAGCATACTGCTTATCGGGGCCGCAGAGTAGGCTTCCCTGCTTACACTCGTTGTAAATCCTAACTAACTCTCTATCATCCCGTAGCAGATGGTAGACATAGAACTCGTATATCGTACACTTCTCGGGGATTCCTCCCAGCCTACGCTGCTCCTCGACAGTAGCTCTTCCGCCAGTTAATGCACGCTTAAGCTTGCGAACAGCAACATCTACCGGGTCTGTTAGGAATATCGTATAGTCTGGCCTAGAGCTACTCATCTTGTTCCCGTCAAGACCGGTCTGGAACCTGTGATAGGTGGACGCTGGCCTCCTTAGCCCTAGCTCGTTCTCAAACCGGTCTGCTATGTCACGTGTGAACCTAATATGAGGGTCTTGGTCGGCTCCGACAGGTACTAGTACGTACTTGAATCCACCGAAGTACTCTAGTTGTGGATGCAGTATATCGGCTGCCTGTGTTAGTGCTGCTACGACTTTACCTGGCTCTAGATCACCATAGATAGCTTCCATTTCAGCCATTGTTATCTTGCGTGAGAACATCTGTATCAATCGGTAGTATGGCTTCTCATAGTTAGTCTGGAAGTATATATGGGTATGTTTGTTCTTCTCAAGTCCTAGCGCTATGAGATTAGCCACATACTCGTACAGTCCTATTTCTATTACTTTCTTCCGGTCTAGCTTCCGGACAGCATATGCTTCCGCATCAGCTATCACTATGAATACCTCGAAGCCCAGCTTCTGGTAGTAGATTATCTGGTCGGCCACCATCTTGTGGCCAAAGTGGAACTTACCACTTGGCATAAAGCCCGTTACGAGCGCTATACGCTCTCCAGACTTATACGCGTCGAGGATGGTTTCGTAGTCTCTGTGTCCAAAGATAACGCCACGCTTCATAAGATGTAGGGGCTCACCGAATACCTGGCTTACACGTGGTAGAAGCTCCTGGAACGGCTTTATACCGAAGTAGCGGAACAATTTGTCATACTCTAGCTTGACTGCCGAAGCCCACGGGTCTAGCTTGTAAGACTTCTCTCCCTCCACAATAACTCCCACCCAGGAGGCTTCGCAACTGCCAGCATTACTCCGGCGGCAAACTGCATATAGGGCTTTATTATTAAAGCATAATGGTGTTTCTAGGCTCTCTCAAGAACTCTCGTCAAGGTGACTGGATTGTGGTCGATGTAATCGAGTTTAACGACGTATGGGATGCTGTGGACAAGATTGCTGACAGACTACCCTTCGTAAGCGGGAAGCTTAGAAGCCTTGTTGAGGAGCGCGTAGGGATAAAGAAGCTTGAGATACAAGCAAGCTCTCCTGACCCGGTATACGCGGTGGATTCTGCTTTTCCTAGCTCACCGTTAGACCTTGTGGGTATGTCAATGAGTATTATAGCAGTAGCGGTAGTCATGTATTCTCACGGCAAGACTAATGTTAAACGCTCTAGGAAAATGCTGGTAGAATTCCTTGGAGAATTAGACCAGGACTATGTGGCAGCGTTGGCAAGAATAGAAGAGCGTAGGCATGCATTAAGTGTGGTCGACAATGCTGAGATGCTAGTGATTGACGGAGAGATACTGCCGCGACGTGGCAGCTCAGATCTCTGGCCTAGTGTAGAGCAGCTTAGCATTATGCTGGTAAAGGAGGCTATACGCAGAGGTATACCCTTGGTTGGTGTACTTAAGCGGAGTTACTCCAGGCACATAGCCAACATCATTAATGTGTCACTGAGCGACAAAGCTATTGCATCACTCGTGCTTCGGCGTGGAGAATACATTGAGGTAAAACATAATCAAGGGCAACTGGCCAAGCTAGGCTGTAAGATAGTCTTCTACAAGCCTCTACGCGGGCTAGCCGAGGCAGTAAAACTAGAGATCTGCAGCAGAGCGGTGCCAGTCGAAGATGTAGTCGCTGTCCTAGCTAGAGAAGCCGGCCCAACTGGACTCCCATGGCTAATAGACCTAGTTGACTCCATAGTGAAGAAAGAGGTTGTTCACATAAATGCTGTGCATGGTCTGCTTCTTGCCAGGCTAGCCCGTGCCAGGAGGCATAGCCTCGTATACCATGCTAACCCTCAGGAGAAGAGTCGTACCAGGCTTCTATGAGGATGCATATCGTTAGGACAGTGGAGGTGAATATGGGCGTGTTTGCCCCCGACCCCCAGCCGTGCGGGTCCGCCGCTCATCCCCGAGGAGGGCTACTAGCCCCCTTCGGGGCTGTTGCGGCGGCAAGCTCCGCCGGGACAGCCAGGACTATGTATACCCGGCGGGCTCGTATAAGCTTCGCCGCCTAGAGTGCTAGACGTCTTCTATATTGCTCGGCGCTATACAGCCGGTCAGAAAAGCGTAGTCGATAGCTGACTTAGCCACGGTGGCCGCAACTCTATGCACCTCAGGGCTCCACGTGCTATGCATTATACAATCATAGGACGATAAGACTGTGTATACAAGCTGTCGAATTCTAGTGCAGGGTG
The window above is part of the Pyrodictium delaneyi genome. Proteins encoded here:
- a CDS encoding TATA-box-binding protein, which produces MRSSATQQRQGEVPQEPKPTANIENIVATVSLDQTLDLRMIERSILTVEYNPEQFPGLVYRLDSPKVTALIFKSGKMVVTGAKSTQDLIEAVKKIVRSLKKHGIQIYGRPKVQIQNIVASANLNVCVDLERAALTLENSMYEPEQFPGLIHRMDEPRVVLLIFSSGKMVITGAKREEEVYEAVNRIYEKLKKLRAIRPC
- a CDS encoding universal stress protein — protein: MTAAMDMKFEPTYRISFLFRRILVPVDGSESSLRALDIALDFAQRYGSRVTVLHVHAPGEDPKPIENAIRKRIEGRGLNVTIKTREYKPHASSIASEILSEVVEGGYDLIVLGARGSTANEDLMIGSVALSIVVNSATSVMVVR
- a CDS encoding type II glyceraldehyde-3-phosphate dehydrogenase; translation: MARIRVAVNGFGTIGKRVAEAILKQPDMELVGVVKTKPDYVAKHAVSSGIPLYTLSDRLDAFREKNIPVEGSLEDLLEKVDVVVDATPGGVGKEYKPLYERFGVKAIFQGGEKPEVAEVSFNTLCNYEEALGKRSVRVVSCNTTGLLRSICSLSRIAKIKKVRATMVRRASDPKEVKRGPVNAIVPNPVKLPSHHALDVKTVLPTLDIVTTAVVVPTTLMHVHIVFAELEDQVSREDIVATFEQTPRILLADASLGLTSTADLVEYARDLGRKRYDIPELVIWLDSIAVLGREVMWMQAVHQESIVVPENIDAIRAVMEAAKSAEETIRITDETLGIMHGRIP
- a CDS encoding phosphoglycerate kinase, producing MPCSLRNKHVIPTIDDLDKYFGIKGSKILLRIDINSPIDPKTGDILDDSRIRAHSATVRELVERGAAVVVMSHQGRPGDSDFVSLDKHARLLEKHTGLQVRFIDDVIGPAAREAIKSLQPGDILLLDNTRLVSEEIIEATPEKHAESIFVTRLAPLFNYYVNDAFATAHRSQPSIVGFPVKLPSAAGRVMEKELTALSKLYNPEERPRVFVLGGGKVHDTIRILEHLHNNGAVDRILATGLVAELFMVAKGINIGEANLRVLEAKGLLSLLPRARRLLLRGLPLETPVDFRTLVDDHVEVETIGNIKGVIKDIGPQTVKMYTEIMKEARLIVMRGPAGVIEDPRFREGSRELVRAAVESNAYVIVGGGHLNSIIAELGLAGRPNLHVSTGGGALLLFLAGEDLPGLTALAKSAEKFFPQLIG
- a CDS encoding ATP-dependent helicase, translated to MTITRVSNCPGDEEVYNLLRPYVAKWFRQRYGSFTLPQRCAIPLIKKGYNVLVSSPTGTGKTLAVFLGIIDELFKLAEEGRLENQIYAVYVSPLRALNNDMWRNLLQPLEGIRKTAKEMGLTLPEIRVAVRTSDTPPSEKQKMTRNPPHILITTPESLAISLAAPKFRERLATTRWIIIDEIHELASSKRGSHLSLSIERLDYLVGGSLQRIGLSATIAPLEEVAKFLVGFNDNGEPRKCMIVDARFAKPVDIRVLCPVKDLIHTPAEVVNEAIYKLLAKLIREHRTTLIFTNTRSATERVVYKLKKILKEEGIADMDEIEAHHSSLSRDVRLAVEEKLKRGELKVVVSSTSLELGIDIGYIDLVVLLSSPKSVSRMLQRIGRAGHHIRQVSKGRIIVVDRDDLVECTVLAKAGMERKIDRVHIPRNPLDVLAQHIVGMAIEKKWSIEEAYRLVKRSYTFHTLSFDDFMSVLRFLAGRYGLEEHRVYAKIWLDENERVFGRRRGSRMIYYLNSGTIPDEVKIRVYTLDGRYVGDLEEAFVQILGPGDIFVLGGRTYEFVRSEGMKVYVRPAEGQRPTVPSWFSEMLPLAFDSALLVGAFRRWIAEMIRQNLPKSKVVDIIASQYNLEHHAAENIYDYVLEQFLFTGGLVPSDKLVLVELYQDTEEETTSIIFHTLFGRRVNDALSRAYAYKLSTMAGSNVRITVTDNAFMLTVPGIRNDIDLSRLVYSVKPDNIEDILRRVLRNTELLKRRFRHCAERGFMLLRRYRSRTRDPHTLQLNAQALLEAVERIPGFPLLKEAYREILEDYMDIENAKLVLEWIHSGEVSVSFFGPTNVPSPFAHHIVVRGYSDIVLMEDRKKMLLELHNRVMALLAERMKQASGDSMAAIGGE
- a CDS encoding ribbon-helix-helix domain-containing protein; translated protein: MPQTVIVTFKAPAELVERLDELVRTGVFRNRSEALRHALVILINRYRGEAFASEVLGGGNKDALQAT
- a CDS encoding PolB1-binding protein PBP2 family protein → MPAKFSEEEIKTLYKLRELIVRFSSDEIKVFSYVWDNISVGEIIFERDLNQIYGVRKPILVAVSLREKGVIERGEGCYNLARWLRPLRKKIGNFQDLRLILDRLP
- the cas4 gene encoding CRISPR-associated protein Cas4, encoding MSIVNELYRIKQRDFSEKLRELTDPRIIYVTDLVSCSHKRSMRLSFPLLSFKFEPPLVLGDLVHAGLGSLLAENGWEAEVQIEKSYIIDGKEYILKGRADLVRRGKNGKPEIVVEIKTSRDLPENNPREHHVMQLRIYMQLLGANRGYLLYVTPERLVEFEIEPAEMDIEGLIRETIYDLQTPRYEWECRYCSFRKICPYARTNKRTP